In a single window of the Nilaparvata lugens isolate BPH chromosome 1, ASM1435652v1, whole genome shotgun sequence genome:
- the LOC120349423 gene encoding uncharacterized protein LOC120349423: MIRLPNQILFFVCILKITIGHPTRVPQIIKDEEKVTFQNKLPEDPLDSEITVVGKPLNTTKHGFGQLKNNGSIIREKEKHHCPFCQYSANTEENRDLDSESPQPYLILGNIKPVVNQPTIITQKENHEDNNSTWSPQNQIKAILKIPEGNGKEHKRCTHGDNGLGGGLQHTEFDNILLNNPDILKNIDFSCCSTLRRILLNALRLEGKCLCSDSIATSPIINITALKDNAFEEGLVRQEVQPILIKQQLDTSSKILGQEEGLENNSQGNLIYDRLMFKEPNGENHLIDSLGMRNTGENIEENNDRKHGMIDSSGKQDAMGNIGSIKNKASDLIVNLGMKNTEIGNDENNSKENDDMITTVMQSTRDNIKEGENGENVMKTSGMQNKKDSISENKNRGSHGNNTLLIQNMRDNVIGSVNGEDGVLNTLGSRNEKENKSGENEVITTSVMQNTMNSIDGNSNKDKGVMNTLVIQNTRENIEENHNEENGELNTSGVPDKKYDTTKFGSEMGVMTIHSNGSKDAENSKVTSQLPFEKPGRFMGSNINVKPMMIDSGEEVGAPSINDSLIIGNKRQIEEDLKLVEESVMGNTKKFSTIETVELSTTSLGISDSSTTEPNEKLEEIEGYLGKPGTKVNYKSTENTSNQLMDLFVGNRMDNSLKKVLDGKHKNEENLSDLDEGINEYTTENLLRHIDENGIINFNEVTNNTTKNVLHKILGLESKELKLRNISDNLLEMNMKFSNGTTQSTQELTKVMEMESYITTPKESDLEKKANYTGTDDNLLITPENEQVLLQPNSEIQAIKDGKLILERKKILSKSAENQSFTAENRSKNLTIESYTENTWTEDKLMSTLTYNLGQQLGVDDDKLLEQTTPEHSTQNGIIFTTGYSEISTIGTEISEEPSEVDDLNKIKYQKKVLSGIPNYSHSENEESGPLELQKENGNLLKEFYDKKSKENQDQAEETAIVDEFSTENSTDTSIENSDHMLLLPSQNGSTVQLNRSKEAVTDIQSTQSSPDVTRDPIASFEVNSLTTTEPILLELRSSTLSSEAKSLTSDSKELRNSSSDFEVNLLTTESILQETKSPEVFLDNGIPTMNTEKSLNNYVTDFLMNNQQFSSPDYLPSTESSVQKIQSTDNLSKDGSPNLSTVKLSDINSNDSNTNRKPEKAQSIDNQTQNGEDIQRLDPDNSENYTLGSILKPTTDGLQESEDFNLATTSSNIKLDIPLKNNQPEDPRKMNGDPKRLENGRDVVMEASLEPDNYMLGSIETGSTQPQSTDSPLKDDILNQTSSPFHIELEKRKKIDYQLRNGQDILSKTSLQPDKNPIDSTQTNEGESSTLSTDLESNSNDLYTNNGAIATTPTEASLLSQFDEMKTYQNPLNMTSSNDTIRKDLLLSTNVNRVSQWNGTEIDIEMEKAENILKTLIDGFKKTHFDDNYDNIVDEVTDNPEKAVLETSTHFLRFQETSIDWNHLEITMRVQEIYKLIKMLEKIRTISN, encoded by the exons ATGATTAGATTGCCAAATCAAATACTATTTTTCGTCTGCATTTTGAAGATCACTATAGGACATCCAACAAGAGTTCCACAAATCATCAAAGATGAGGAAAAAGT aacattccaaaataaactaccaGAGGACCCCTTGGATTCAGAAATCACTGTGGTAGGGAAGCCACTAAACACAACCAAACACGGATTCGGccagttgaaaaacaatggatCCATTATCCGGGAAAAGGAAAAACACCACTGTCCATTCTGCCAATACTCAGCCAACACGGAAGAAAACAGGGATTTGGACTCGGAGTCTCCACAACCATATTTGATACTAGGTAATATTAAGCCAGTAGTTAATCAGCCAACAATTATTACTCAAAAAGAAAACCACGAAGACAATAATTCAACATGGAGTCCTCAAAACCAAATCAAAGCTATCCTCAAAATCCCAGAAGGTAATGGGAAAGAACATAAGAGATGTACACACGGTGATAATGGTCTAGGGGGTGGTTTACAACATAcggaatttgacaatattttgttgaataaccctgatattttgaaaaatatcgactTCAGTTGTTGTAGTACGTTGAGGCGGATTTTACTGAATGCGTTGAGATTGGAGGGCAAATGTTTGTGTTCAGATAGTATAGCAACGTCCCCTATAATTAATATTACCGCTTTGAAAGACAACGCGTTTGAAGAAGGGTTGGTTCGTCAGGAAGTTCAACCCATATTAATTAAACAGCAGCTTGATACGTCATCGAAAATATTGGGTCAGGAGGAAGGATTAGAGAATAATTCACAAGGAAATTTGATCTATGATAGATTAATGTTTAAAGAGCCTAACGGAGAAAATCATTTGATAGATAGTTTAGGTATGCGGAATACTGGAGAGAACATTGAAGAAAATAACGATAGAAAACATGGTATGATAGATTCCTCGGGTAAACAGGACGCAATGGGTAATATTGGATCGATTAAGAATAAAGCGAGTGATTTAATAGTTAACCTAGGTATGAAGAATACTGAAATAGGAAATGATGAAAATAACAGTAAAGAAAATGATGATATGATTACTACAGTAATGCAGAGTACAAGAGATAACATCAAAGAAGgtgaaaatggagaaaatgtaatGAAAACTTCTGGTATGCAGAATAAAAAAGATAGCAtttcagaaaataaaaatagggGGAGTCATGGAAACAATACTTTACTTATCCAGAATATGAGGGATAACGTCATAGGCAGTGTGAATGGAGAAGATGGTGTATTAAATACTTTAGGTTCACggaatgagaaagaaaataaaagtgGAGAGAATGAGGTTATAACTACTTCAGTGATGCAAAATACAATGAATAGTATCGACGGTAATAGCAATAAAGATAAAGGTGTGATGAATACTCTAGTTATTCAGAATACAAGAGAAAACATTGAAGAGAATCATAATGAAGAAAATGGTGAACTGAATACTTCAGGTGTACCAgataaaaaatatgatacaACAAAGTTTGGAAGTGAAATGGGAGTGATGACAATCCATTCAAATGGGTCCAAAGATGCTGAGAATAGTAAGGTTACCTCACAATTACCATTTGAGAAACCTGGAAGATTTATGGGGAGTAATATTAATGTAAAACCAATGATGATTGATTCAGGAGAAGAAGTTGGAGCACCTTCAATAAATGACAGCTTGATTATAGGAAATAAGAGACAGATTGAAGAAGACTTGAAGCTCGTGGAAGAATCTGTGATGGGTAACACAAAAAAGTTTTCAACTATTGAAACAGTAGAACTATCTACAACTTCACTAGGAATTAGCGATAGTTCTACAACAGAACCAAACGAGAAACTGGAAGAAATAGAGGGATATCTGGGTAAACCTGGTACTAAAGTAAACTATAAGTCTACTGAAAATACTAGCAATCAGTTAATGGACTTGTTTGTTGGAAATAGGATGGATAACAGCTTGAAAAAGGTACTAGATGGGAAACACAAGAATGAGGAAAATCTTAGTGACTTGGATGAAGGAATAAACGAGTACACAACTGAGAATTTATTGAGGCACATAGATGAAAATggaataatcaatttcaatgaaGTAACAAATAATACAACTAAAAATGTGTTGCACAAGATTTTAGGGCTTGAAAGTAAGGAGTTGAAACTGAGAAATATCTCTGATAATTTATTGGAGATGAACATGAAATTCAGTAATGGAACAACTCAGAGCACTCAAGAGCTAACAAAAGTTATGGAGATGGAATCATATATCACAACGCCAAAAGAAAGTGATTTAGAAAAGAAAGCAAATTATACCGGTACGGATGATAATTTGCTTATAACTCCTGAGAATGAACAGGTCCTATTGCAGCCTAATTCTGAAATCCAAGCAATAAAAGATGGGAAGCTAATACTTGAAAGAAAGAAGATATTATCAAAAAGTGCTGAGAATCAATCATTTACTGCTGAGAATAGGAGTAAAAATCTAACAATAGAAAGTTATACAGAAAATACCTGGACTGAAGACAAATTGATGAGTACCTTGACATACAACTTGGGTCAACAATTGGGAGTAGATGATGATAAGCTTCTAGAACAGACCACGCCTGAGCACAGTACACAAAATGGCATAATATTTACAACAGGTTACTCAGAGATATCAACAATTGGAACTGAAATTTCAGAAGAACCAAGTGAAGTGGAtgatttgaacaaaattaaatatcaaaAGAAAGTTTTGTCAGGCATTCCCAATTATTCCCATTCTGaaaatgaagaaagtggacCTTTGGAATTGCAAAAAGAAAACGGTAACCTTCTTAAAGAATtttatgataagaaatcaaaaGAGAACCAGGATCAAGCGGAAGAAACTGCAATTGTTGATGAGTTTTCAACAGAGAACTCCACTGAcacttcaattgaaaattctgaTCATATGCTACTACTTCCCAGCCAAAATGGTTCAACAGTGCAGTTAAATCGGTCAAAAGAGGCTGTGACAGACATCCAATCCACACAAAGTTCTCCTGATGTCACAAGAGATCCTATAGCAAGTTTTGAAGTAAACTCACTTACTACAACAGAGCCAATATTACTGGAATTAAGGAGCTCTACACTAAGTTCTGAAGCAAAATCTCTTACCTCAGACTCAAAAGAGTTGAGGAATTCTTCTTCAGACTTTGAAGTGAATTTGCTTACTACAGAATCAATATTACAGGAGACAAAGTCTCCAGAAGTTTTTCTAGATAATGGAATTCCTACCATGAATACAGAGAAGTCCTTAAACAACTATGTAACTGACTTTCTGATGAATAATCAACAATTTTCTTCACCAGATTACTTACCAAGTACTGAATCTTCAGTACAAAAAATTCAGTCTACAGATAACCTTTCGAAAGATGGGAGTCCGAACCTCTCAACAGTGAAACTATCTGATATTAATTCGAATGATTCTAACACAAACAGGAAGCCAGAAAAGGCTCAGAGTATAGACAATCAGACACAAAATGGAGAAGATATTCAACGACTTGATCCAGATAATTCGGAAAACTACACACTTGGTTCAATCCTAAAACCAACAACAGATGGTCTTCAGGAAAGTGAAGATTTCAATCTCGCTACAACTTCATCCAACATCAAACTGGATATTCCATTGAAAAACAACCAGCCTGAAGATCCTAGAAAGATGAATGGAGATCCTAAAAGGTTGGAGAATGGAAGAGATGTAGTAATGGAAGCAAGCCTTGAGCCAGATAACTACATGCTTGGTTCAATTGAAACTGGTTCAACCCAACCCCAGTCTACAGATAGTCCTTTGAAGGATGATATTCTGAATCAAACAAGTAGCCCATTTCATATTGAActagaaaaaaggaagaagatagaCTACCAGTTGAGAAATGGACAAGATATTCTTTCGAAGACAAGTCTTCAACCAGATAAAAATCCAATTGACTCAACACAGACAAATGAAGGTGAATCAAGCACATTATCAACTGACTTAGAATCAAACTCTAATGATTTGTACACAAATAATGGAGCAATTGCTACTACGCCAACTGAAGCAAGTTTGCTATCACAATTTGATGAGATGAAAACATACCAGAACCCGCTCAATATGACTTCCAGTAATGACACTATTAGAAAAGATTTACTACTATCAACTAATGTGAATAGAGTCTCACAATGGAACGGTActgaaattgatattgaaatggaaaaggctgaaaatatattgaaaactttGATAGACGGATTTAAGAAGACACACTTTGATGATAACTAtgacaatatagttgatgaAGTAACAGATAATCCTGAGAAAGCTGTACTTGAGACATCAACTCATTTCTTGCGCTTTCAGGAGACATCAATAGACTGGAATCATCTAGAGATAACTATGAGAGTCCAAGAAATTTACAAACTAATAAAAATGCTAGAGAAGATAAGAACAATTTCGAATTAA
- the LOC120349424 gene encoding uncharacterized protein LOC120349424: MKIMENVNNLIPFPLSVTSMVFGVLPWGSFKNLSGKLSSLYTGILLIIFSSSVMLFAWKCANASTNNANRKSLKEIRKLWIDYLMQVYPAIRIVNSLPAFYISFICMERVYSKIIKFIHISDVMMGYGKFDTTFNRKQFWYGLIIYLLIAVAICPFKAVMLLNISKELLKSLNLTTLLLFPVSYFGNFAVICVEMQFACICRAIYLRLALINLRLKTLIDEVRTRRLSVLLDVPSSQIVKSELDRKVVFVNRYFSKSEKVKILWKKLKMNRRKAMSKVLPMLVNCAPKTNFSFQDDHDLLKELISLRLSYRHLHLCLKSVQDMFGIHLLFSFCSLFIMIVFFIYFEFYHKQSESKIFHFFYLICGWLLHLILRFNLLLWQAYQTTQEAEKIEEILPLAMGRQLDQSVKDELQMFSIEVSCSDWKITGWNFFVLKPELFVWTVGGVATYLGIIVNLDVNSSN; this comes from the exons atgaaaatcatggaaaatgtGAACAACTTAATTCCATTTCCCTTGTCTGTAACTTCAATGGTGTTTGGAGTACTACCCTGGGGTTCATTCAAGAATCTATCTGGCAAACTCTCATCACTGTATACTGGAATTCTTCTAATCATTTTTTCATCATCCGTCATGTTATTCGCTTGGAAATGCGCCAACGCTTCTACAAATAATGCGAATCGCAAATCGTTGAAGGAAATCCGAAAACTGTGGATCGATTATTTGATGCAAGTCTACCCAGCTATAAGAATAGTCAATAGTCTACCAGCGTTTTATATCTCATTTATATGCATGGAAAGGGTTTACTCAAAGATAATAAAGTTCATTCACATAAGTGATGTTATGATGGGTTATGGTAAATTTGATACAACATTTAACAGAAAACAATTCTGGTATGGTTTGATTATATATCTGTTAATAGCTGTAGCAATATGTCCGTTCAAGGCTGTAATGTTGCTAAATATTTCCAAAGAACTGTTGAAATCGTTGAATCTAACTACTCTACTACTCTTTCCCGTCTCATATTTTGGGAATTTCGCTGTAATTTGTGTTGAAATGCAGTTTGCATGTATATGCAGGGCGATATATTTACGACTAGCCCTGATAAATCTACGATTGAAGACTTTGATCGATGAAGTTAGAACAAGGAGGCTGTCAGTTCTTTTAGATGTGCCGAGTTCACAGATAGTCAAAAGTGAATTAGATAGAAAAGTTGTTTTCGTCAATCGTTATTTTTCCAAATCggaaaaagtgaaaatattgtggaaaaaattgaaaatgaacagAAGAAAAGCCATGTCCAAAGTTTTACCCATGTTAGTCAATTGTGccccaaaaaccaatttttccTTTCAAGATGACCACGATTTATTGAAAGAACTAATATCTCTACGTCTATCCTACAGACATCTCCATTTGTGTTTGAAAAGTGTGCAGGACATGTTTGGTATTCATTTGTTGTTCAGTTTCTGCTCTCTGTTCATCATGATTgtgtttttcatttattttgaattctatCACAAGCAGTCGGAAAGtaaaattttccactttttttatttgatttgtggTTGGCTGCTGCATCTTATTCTCAGATTCAACTTACTGCTGTGGCAGGCGTATCAAACAACGCAAGAA gctgaaaaaattgaagaaatactGCCTCTAGCTATGGGCAGGCAGCTGGATCAATCGGTGAAGGACGAG CTCCAAATGTTCTCTATTGAAGTATCATGCAGTGATTGGAAAATTACTGGTTGGAATTTTTTCGTTTTGAAGCCGGAATTGTTTGTTTGG actGTTGGTGGAGTTGCTACCTATCTTGGAATCATAGTAAACTTGGATGTAAATTCatcaaattga
- the LOC111051805 gene encoding uncharacterized protein LOC111051805, producing the protein MRSWIAFLLCISVEIAAVSQKEVIVTMQTKRWTHILNDHFLSLTVTPEIALQLEDFSKTTMNMMKGLSPTMVRLGGPSTDKMKFVPEKFTTDNFTITEAQWKRLNQFIEDVNMHLIVCLNSKDRVHGVWESHDAVELIYSSDKNRYKLGWELGYESEKLQQDGVSGSQLGRDVARLKKILGDFPMYTDSPIIGPDMKSLSSPEQVRFLREYLEESADFLTAITWHPQFSSTNPEDEDVGHKFLKIIHEMDNQIWNRNNGLRSPIQPPPKKPIWLAESDNDEYTGKFADSLTWMKRLGAAARLGFPVIMKKMTATSLTTPTPDYWVSLLYKTLVGPAVMDVKYFAGTNRSSLQVFSHCAHVGDESGGVLPPNLRYTQGATVLYGLNLDDQETRLTVRGNMKEEAVHKYVLTAAQLEEEKEFSDEEEEEKLIRKKRPSPQKTLLNGKLLSLLPSGELPTISPIEMRPTRTLSFNIPERSVFFFVLPDMKLKTCMSFTSTIQSPIEKVNTLEKGLNLKSSNLGSEEGPKLNFGNNILEPRISNEGPKLNFAPVGNNNILESRLSNDVVNGEPWKPPSFGVGLRGRLPDGRLNRGLIGVPKPRVVLESSNRHGTIDRENVLQDHSSTYNLKPMGKTTENEEDFDKEGTENDMELITDNGRAITNTRFVMFSDDDWLSDFAKAQESVELARKAIAAFDEAKLYRDQQQESLKLPQNSFEERIMNQKMSPARRRIYEALMKKNTSKEFDQGLKNSAVFINGSDDSKDEKVYNRERRDNMIHESTFQSIEESSAIDNKLLKSGSDNKTDNQTEYTTSNIIPNLKSNNTVNTTSNIMPISKSNDTGYKTSNIMSLIRSNDIVKITPIQNNRTLEETPNVNNSSIVKPLKIMSLVIKI; encoded by the exons atgagGAGCTGGATAGCATTTTTGCTATGCATTTCAGTGGAAATTGCAGCAGTTTCTCAAAAGGAAGTTATTGTGACAATGCAAACTAAAAGATGGACTCATATCTTGAACGACCATTTCTTGAGTTTAACAGTAACTCCAGAGATTGCACTTCAGCTCGAAGATTTCAG CAAAACGACAATGAACATGATGAAAGGTCTGTCACCGACGATGGTGCGACTGGGAGGACCTAGCACTGATAAGATGAAATTCGTACCCGAGAAATTCACCACAGATAACTTTACAATCACAG AGGCACAATGGAAGCGACTGAACCAGTTCATTGAAGACGTGAACATGCATCTGATAGTCTGCCTCAACTCCAAAGACAGAGTGCACGGTGTTTGGGAGTCTCATGATGCAGTCGAACTCATCTACTCCTCAGACAAAAACCGATACAAATTAGGATGGGAGCTTGGCTACG AATCCGAAAAATTGCAACAAGATGGAGTATCCGGCTCACAGTTGGGAAGGGACGTGGCACGCTTGAAGAAGATTCTGGGTGATTTTCCAATGTACACTGATTCACCAATAATTGGGCCCGATATGAAGTCTCTGTCCTCTCCCGAGCAAGTGCGATTTCTCAGAGAGTACCTCGAGGAAAGCGCAGACTTTCTTACGGCGATCACCTGGCATCC GCAGTTTTCTTCCACCAATCCTGAAGACGAGGATGTTGGTCATAAATTCCTGAAAATTATTCATGAGATGGACAACCAGATTTGGAATAGAAACAACGGTCTCCGTTCACCAATACAACCACCACCTAAGAAACCTATATGGCTGG CTGAATCAGACAATGATGAGTACACAGGGAAATTCGCTGACTCACTAACATGGATGAAAAGGCTGGGAGCCGCCGCTCGACTGGGTTTTCCGGtcattatgaaaaaaatgacaGCTACATCACTTACCACTCCCACTCCA GATTACTGGGTATCGCTGCTGTACAAGACACTGGTGGGTCCAGCCGTGATGGACGTGAAGTACTTTGCGGGCACCAACCGGAGCTCTCTGCAGGTGTTCTCTCACTGCGCCCATGTGGGCGACGAGAGTGGAGGCGTTCTGCCTCCCAACCTTCGCTACACCCAAGGCGCAACCGTGCTCTATGGACTCAATCTGGATGACCAGGAGACTAG GTTGACGGTGAGAGGCAATATGAAGGAGGAGGCGGTACACAAGTACGTGCTCACTGCTGCTCAActtgaggaggagaaggagttcagtgatgaggaggaggaggagaagctgATCCGGAAGAAGCGCCCTTCACCTCA GAAAACGCTTCTGAACGGGAAACTGCTATCTCTTCTGCCTAGTGGTGAGCTCCCTACCATTTCACCGATTGAGATGCGACCGACTCGTACGTTATCATTCAACATCCCTGAACGCTCTGTCTTCTTTTTCGTTCTCCCCGACATGAAACTGAAAACTTGCATGTCTTTCACGAGCACCATTCAGAGCccaattgaaaaagttaatacTCTAGAGAAaggtttgaatttgaaaagtagTAATCTAGGATCTGAAGAAGGTCCCAAACTAAATTTCGGAAATAACATACTAGAACCCAGGATATCTAATGAGGGACCCAAATTGAATTTTGCTCCTGTTGGGAATAACAACATACTAGAATCTAGGTTGTCAAATGATGTAGTAAATGGAGAACCTTGGAAACCTCCCAGTTTTGGTGTAGGTTTGAGAGGGAGACTCCCAGATGGAAGACTAAATAGAGGGTTGATAGGTGTACCTAAGCCTCGTGTTGTATTGGAGAGTAGCAATAGACATGGAACAATCGACAGAGAGAATGTACTACAGGATCATAGTTCGACCTACAATCTGAAACCTATGGGGAAAACAACGGAAAACGAAGAGGACTTTGACAAGGAAGGAACAGAAAATGATATGGAATTGATCACTGATAACGGACGAGCCATAACTAACACAAGGTTCGTTATGTTTTCGGACGATGATTGGTTATCAGATTTTGCGAAAGCGCAAGAATCGGTGGAACTTGCTAGGAAGGCGATCGCAGCATTCGATGAAGCAAAACTTTACAGAGATCAACAACAAGAATCTCTAAAACTACCGCAAAACAGCTTCGAGGAGCGAATAATGAACCAGAAAATGTCGCCGGCTAGAAGGAGGATATATGAAGCACTTATGAAGAAGAATACAAGTAAAGAATTTGATCAAGGTTTAAAAAATTCCGCAGTATTCATAAATGGGAGTGATGACAGTAAAGATGAGAAAGTTTACAACAGAGAGAGGAGAGATAATATGATACATGAGTCGACTTTCCAGAGCATTGAAGAGTCTTCAGCTATAGATAACAAGTTACTGAAAAGTGGATCTGATAATAAAACCGACAATCAAACTGAATATACAACTTCAAACATCATACCGAATTTAAAATCGAATAATACTGTTAATACAACTTCAAATATCATGCCGATTTCAAAATCAAATGACACTGGTTATAAAACTTCAAATATCATGTCACTTATAAGATctaatgacatagtcaaaatCACACCTATACAAAATAACCGAACACTTGAGGAAACTCCCAATGTAAATAATTCTAGTATCGTTAAAcctttgaaaattatgagtTTGGTGATCAAAATATAA